The following are encoded together in the Bacillus sp. NP157 genome:
- a CDS encoding TetR/AcrR family transcriptional regulator: MRYAKDHKEKTRQRIIETAAQNFREKGFEGEGIASVMQGAGLTNGAFFNHFSSKEDLAREVIAFAMAERLDFVNAKLDNGEGVQGYIASYLSIRHRDHPEHGCPMATLATDIARRAPPVREAFSAGLNTLVDRLATEWPQLGDVEARARGFALFSLLNGCLQLARATDDEALSAEILASGRRAAKQLVEAPADSA, encoded by the coding sequence ATGCGTTACGCGAAAGACCACAAGGAGAAGACCCGCCAGCGGATCATCGAGACCGCGGCGCAGAACTTCCGCGAGAAAGGCTTCGAAGGCGAGGGCATCGCCTCGGTGATGCAGGGCGCAGGCCTGACCAATGGCGCGTTCTTCAACCACTTCAGCTCGAAGGAAGACCTGGCCCGCGAAGTCATCGCCTTTGCCATGGCCGAGCGACTGGACTTCGTCAATGCCAAGCTCGACAACGGCGAGGGCGTGCAGGGCTACATCGCGTCATACCTGTCGATTCGCCACCGTGACCATCCGGAGCACGGCTGCCCCATGGCCACGCTGGCCACCGACATCGCCCGGCGTGCGCCACCGGTGCGCGAGGCCTTCTCCGCGGGCCTGAACACGCTGGTCGACCGGCTGGCGACGGAGTGGCCGCAGCTGGGCGACGTGGAAGCGCGTGCGCGTGGCTTCGCCCTGTTCAGCCTGCTCAATGGCTGCCTGCAACTGGCGAGGGCGACCGACGACGAAGCCCTGTCGGCAGAGATCCTGGCTTCGGGCAGGCGGGCCGCGAAGCAGCTGGTGGAGGCGCCGGCGGATTCAGCCTGA
- a CDS encoding efflux transporter outer membrane subunit, which produces MRTKLLPLLFSLTLAGCTVGPDYVKPSLPVASTWNQQGALDQRVAAAPAPTLDTWWNGFGDPELATIVSRVVAQNLDLAASAARVDQASAAAQHAHADRLPQGSLDGTAARLRQSERSPLGKLASPTPGYERNQTYEDLGVGASWELDLAGGLRRGDESANASYQAAEATHAGVRITLVAEAADAYFRVRGAQARIAIANEQIGNEQGLVDLVQLRLDHGLGTVREVAQAQALLLQAQATVPPLQAELDTQLNRLDVLMGAAPGTYAKEIASSTQPFQIPTVDGAGGPASLLRRRPDVIAAERELAASNARIGVALSQYYPSVSLSGLLGFASLDSGKLFTGSALQSQGALGLHWRLFDFGRVDAEVKQARGANAEALARYRGQMLKATEDVENAIVSLTQLEAQHAVLVNEVDAHVRARDAAQDAYKGGAVSLLEVLDEDRQLLGSRDLLARVHTDDARAAVSAFRALGGGWDAPADAVADVKR; this is translated from the coding sequence ATGCGCACTAAACTCCTCCCCCTGTTGTTCTCCCTCACGCTGGCCGGATGCACGGTCGGCCCCGACTACGTCAAGCCCAGCCTGCCGGTCGCTTCCACGTGGAACCAGCAGGGCGCGCTGGACCAGCGCGTCGCCGCCGCGCCGGCGCCCACCCTGGATACGTGGTGGAACGGCTTCGGCGATCCCGAACTGGCGACCATCGTTTCCCGCGTCGTGGCACAGAACCTCGACCTCGCCGCGTCGGCGGCGCGCGTCGACCAGGCCAGCGCTGCCGCCCAGCACGCGCACGCGGACCGCCTGCCGCAGGGAAGCCTCGACGGCACGGCGGCACGCCTGCGCCAGTCCGAGCGCAGCCCGCTGGGCAAGCTCGCCAGCCCGACCCCGGGATACGAGCGCAACCAGACCTACGAAGACCTCGGCGTGGGTGCGAGCTGGGAGCTTGACCTTGCCGGTGGACTGCGCCGCGGCGATGAATCGGCGAACGCGTCCTACCAGGCCGCCGAAGCCACGCATGCAGGTGTCCGTATCACCCTGGTGGCCGAAGCCGCCGACGCGTACTTCCGGGTGCGTGGTGCACAGGCGCGCATCGCCATCGCCAACGAGCAGATCGGTAACGAACAGGGCCTGGTCGACCTGGTCCAGTTACGCCTTGACCACGGCCTTGGCACGGTGCGCGAAGTGGCGCAGGCACAGGCCCTGCTGTTGCAGGCGCAGGCGACGGTCCCGCCCTTGCAGGCCGAGCTGGATACCCAGCTCAACCGGCTCGACGTGCTGATGGGAGCGGCGCCCGGCACCTACGCGAAGGAAATCGCCAGCTCCACGCAGCCGTTCCAGATCCCCACCGTGGACGGCGCGGGTGGGCCCGCGTCGCTGCTGCGTCGCCGCCCCGACGTGATCGCCGCCGAACGCGAACTGGCGGCCAGCAATGCACGGATCGGCGTGGCCTTGTCGCAGTACTATCCCTCGGTCTCGCTGTCGGGCCTGCTCGGCTTCGCGTCGCTGGATAGTGGCAAGCTGTTCACTGGCTCCGCGCTGCAATCGCAGGGCGCGCTCGGGCTGCACTGGCGGTTGTTCGATTTCGGCCGCGTGGATGCCGAGGTAAAGCAGGCCCGCGGGGCGAATGCCGAGGCACTGGCGCGCTATCGTGGGCAGATGCTGAAGGCGACCGAAGACGTGGAAAACGCGATCGTGTCGCTGACCCAGCTCGAGGCCCAGCATGCCGTGCTGGTCAACGAAGTGGATGCCCATGTGCGCGCCCGCGACGCGGCGCAGGATGCGTACAAGGGCGGTGCGGTGAGCCTGCTCGAAGTGCTGGATGAAGATCGCCAGCTGCTCGGATCGCGCGACCTGCTGGCCCGCGTGCACACGGACGATGCGCGTGCCGCGGTCAGCGCGTTCCGCGCACTGGGTGGTGGTTGGGATGCTCCCGCGGACGCGGTGGCCGACGTCAAGAGGTGA
- a CDS encoding carboxypeptidase-like regulatory domain-containing protein, translated as MNVRAYLIGLLVFVSSGAGAQSTAGSIFGHGPAGASVTAVSSNGSQRHATINSSGRYSLTPLPMGTYTVKLEKDGKLVDTMKNVPIVVGRGREVDFACENDKCDAGS; from the coding sequence GTGAACGTACGTGCTTACCTGATCGGCCTGCTTGTCTTCGTCTCCTCCGGCGCAGGTGCGCAGAGCACCGCTGGCTCCATCTTCGGGCACGGCCCTGCCGGTGCATCGGTGACCGCGGTGAGCTCGAATGGCTCGCAGCGCCACGCCACGATCAACAGCAGTGGTCGCTATTCGCTGACGCCGCTGCCGATGGGAACCTATACGGTCAAGCTTGAGAAAGACGGCAAGCTGGTCGACACGATGAAGAATGTGCCGATCGTGGTGGGACGCGGTCGGGAGGTGGATTTTGCTTGTGAGAACGATAAGTGCGATGCGGGGAGTTGA
- a CDS encoding DHA2 family efflux MFS transporter permease subunit, with protein MSPIAHLTPGQKIFAFASMCVGMFIALLDIQIVSASLRDIGGGLSAGADDTAWVQTSYLIAEIVVIPLSGWLSRVFSTRWLFAFSAAGFTLTSLLCGLAWDIQSMIVFRAAQGFLGGSMIPMVFTTAFVFFEGKQRVIAAATIGALASLAPTLGPTLGGWITDNFSWHWLFFINLVPGIFVTLAVPALVKIDEPDLALLKVGDWVGIALIAVFLGCLEYTLEEGPRWNWMEDSVIRTTAWAAAIACVLFIWRELTAKHPVVDLRALKDRNFALGSFFSFVTGIGLFATIYLTPLFLGRVEGYSALQIGKAVFSTGVFQILTIPVYAFLANRVDLRWLLMVGLAMFAVSMFEFTPITHDWSSVELLFPQALRGAAQQLSVPPVVTLTLGSLPPARLRQASGLFNTMRNLGGAIGIAACATILNDRTNLHFQRLAEHLTPANEAMNSFLGSVDSAGQASTAALRQLWQLTFREAQTMTYSDAFFSIMVCFVIATAMVPLMRKVQPPKGPSADAH; from the coding sequence ATGAGCCCGATTGCCCACCTCACCCCGGGCCAGAAGATCTTTGCCTTCGCCAGCATGTGCGTGGGCATGTTCATCGCCTTGCTCGACATCCAGATCGTCTCGGCATCGCTGCGTGACATCGGCGGCGGCCTTTCGGCTGGTGCTGACGACACGGCCTGGGTCCAGACCAGTTACTTGATCGCCGAGATCGTGGTCATCCCCTTGTCCGGCTGGCTGTCGCGGGTGTTCTCGACGCGCTGGCTGTTCGCCTTTTCCGCCGCCGGTTTCACCCTCACCAGCCTGCTGTGCGGACTGGCCTGGGACATCCAGAGCATGATCGTCTTCCGCGCCGCGCAGGGTTTCCTCGGCGGGTCGATGATCCCGATGGTGTTCACCACGGCCTTCGTTTTCTTCGAGGGCAAGCAGCGCGTCATCGCCGCCGCGACCATCGGTGCGCTGGCCTCGCTGGCGCCGACCCTCGGGCCGACCCTGGGTGGCTGGATCACCGACAACTTCTCCTGGCACTGGCTGTTCTTCATCAACCTGGTACCCGGCATCTTCGTCACGCTTGCCGTACCGGCACTGGTGAAGATCGACGAGCCCGACCTCGCGCTGCTGAAGGTGGGTGACTGGGTAGGCATCGCGCTGATCGCGGTGTTCCTCGGTTGCCTGGAATACACCCTGGAGGAAGGCCCGCGCTGGAACTGGATGGAAGACTCCGTGATCCGGACCACCGCCTGGGCCGCCGCGATCGCCTGCGTGCTGTTCATCTGGCGCGAGCTGACGGCGAAGCATCCAGTCGTCGACCTGCGCGCGCTGAAGGATCGCAACTTCGCGCTCGGTTCGTTCTTCTCGTTCGTCACCGGCATCGGCCTGTTCGCGACCATTTACCTGACGCCGCTGTTCCTGGGGCGGGTCGAAGGCTATAGCGCGTTGCAGATCGGCAAGGCGGTGTTCTCCACCGGCGTATTCCAGATCCTGACCATCCCGGTGTACGCCTTCCTCGCCAATCGCGTGGACCTGCGCTGGCTGTTGATGGTCGGCCTCGCCATGTTCGCCGTCTCGATGTTCGAGTTCACCCCGATCACGCATGACTGGAGCAGTGTCGAACTGCTGTTCCCGCAGGCCCTGCGTGGCGCGGCCCAGCAGCTGTCGGTGCCACCGGTGGTGACGCTGACGCTGGGTAGCCTGCCACCGGCGCGCCTGCGCCAGGCATCGGGCTTGTTCAACACGATGCGCAACCTCGGCGGTGCGATCGGCATCGCTGCCTGCGCCACGATCCTCAACGACCGTACCAACCTGCATTTCCAGCGCCTTGCCGAGCATCTCACGCCAGCCAACGAAGCGATGAACAGCTTCCTGGGCAGCGTGGACAGCGCCGGCCAGGCGTCCACCGCCGCGCTCCGCCAACTCTGGCAGCTGACCTTCCGCGAAGCCCAGACGATGACGTACAGCGATGCATTCTTTTCCATCATGGTCTGCTTTGTGATCGCAACGGCGATGGTGCCGTTGATGCGCAAGGTGCAACCGCCCAAGGGTCCCTCCGCCGATGCGCACTAA
- a CDS encoding glucose 1-dehydrogenase, protein MSKLKDKVAIVTGASKGIGAGIAKALAADGASVVVNFASSKEGAEKVVAEIKAAGGKAVAVGADVTKQADAEKLVAAAIENFGRLDIVVNNSGVYAFAPVEATTEELYRRMFDTNVLGPLLVTRAASPHLGKGGSVINIGSGVTRLVPAETAIYTGTKGALDAITGVLSRELGPRGIRVNSVNPGMVETEGTHTAGFVGSDFQAWAEGQTPLGRIGQVTDIAPVVTFLASDDAGWVTGETILAAGGMR, encoded by the coding sequence ATGAGCAAGCTCAAAGACAAGGTCGCCATCGTGACCGGCGCATCCAAGGGCATCGGCGCAGGCATCGCGAAGGCGCTGGCCGCCGACGGCGCCAGCGTCGTCGTCAACTTCGCATCGAGCAAGGAAGGCGCGGAGAAGGTCGTTGCCGAGATCAAGGCCGCGGGTGGCAAGGCCGTGGCGGTCGGTGCCGATGTCACCAAACAGGCTGATGCGGAGAAGCTCGTCGCCGCCGCGATCGAAAACTTCGGCCGCCTCGACATCGTCGTGAACAACTCGGGCGTCTACGCGTTCGCCCCCGTGGAAGCGACCACCGAGGAGCTGTATCGCCGCATGTTCGACACCAATGTGCTCGGCCCCTTGCTGGTGACGCGCGCCGCTTCGCCGCACCTGGGCAAGGGTGGCAGCGTCATCAATATCGGTTCCGGCGTGACCCGCCTCGTCCCGGCGGAAACCGCGATCTACACCGGCACCAAGGGTGCGCTGGATGCGATCACCGGCGTGCTCTCGCGTGAGTTGGGCCCGCGCGGCATCCGCGTGAACTCGGTCAACCCGGGCATGGTCGAGACCGAGGGCACCCACACCGCGGGCTTCGTCGGATCCGATTTCCAGGCATGGGCCGAAGGCCAGACCCCGCTGGGCCGCATTGGCCAGGTCACCGACATCGCCCCGGTCGTCACCTTCCTCGCCTCGGACGATGCCGGCTGGGTCACCGGCGAAACCATCCTCGCCGCCGGCGGCATGCGCTAA
- a CDS encoding HlyD family secretion protein produces MSAVIDSPAVPARRSKPLKLIAGAVVALGAVAYGVHWWTTGRFIQDTDDAYVGGDVTVIGSKVPGYVQLVAVTDNQAVHKGDLLIRIDDRDYRAAAAKADAAVAAGEAALRNLDAVAALQESVIHQAQAGMAAADAEATRARLDDTRYGDLVSRSAVSVESAQRARAAAQTADASRQKASAAVEAARRELDVIDTQKRQAEAALAQARAQADSAHLDLSYTEVRAPVDGTIGNRRARVGAYVGAGSPMLAVVPAHGLWVDANFKEDQLARMKVGEAVDIRADILPGRAFRGHIASLAPATGAQFSVLPPENATGNFTKIVQRVPVRVVLDGSDGDLGVLRPGLSVTATVDTKAP; encoded by the coding sequence GTGTCCGCTGTCATCGATTCGCCGGCCGTCCCGGCGCGGCGTAGCAAGCCGCTCAAGCTCATCGCCGGTGCCGTCGTGGCGCTGGGCGCCGTCGCCTATGGCGTTCACTGGTGGACTACCGGCCGCTTCATCCAGGACACCGACGACGCCTATGTCGGCGGCGACGTCACCGTGATCGGGTCCAAGGTGCCGGGCTACGTCCAGCTGGTGGCAGTCACGGATAACCAGGCCGTGCACAAGGGCGACCTGCTGATCCGTATCGACGACCGCGACTACCGTGCCGCCGCCGCGAAGGCCGATGCCGCCGTGGCGGCCGGCGAGGCGGCACTGCGCAACCTCGACGCCGTTGCCGCCTTGCAGGAGAGCGTCATCCACCAGGCCCAGGCCGGCATGGCCGCCGCGGATGCCGAAGCCACCCGCGCCCGGCTCGACGACACCCGCTACGGCGACCTGGTCAGCCGCTCGGCGGTGTCGGTAGAAAGCGCCCAGCGCGCTCGCGCGGCGGCACAGACGGCCGACGCTTCGCGGCAAAAAGCCAGCGCCGCCGTCGAAGCGGCCCGCCGCGAACTCGATGTCATCGACACGCAGAAGCGCCAGGCCGAGGCGGCGCTGGCACAGGCGCGTGCCCAGGCCGACAGCGCGCACCTGGATCTGTCCTACACGGAAGTGCGCGCACCGGTCGACGGGACGATCGGCAATCGCCGTGCGCGGGTCGGCGCCTACGTCGGTGCCGGTAGCCCGATGCTGGCGGTGGTGCCGGCGCATGGCCTGTGGGTGGATGCCAACTTCAAGGAAGATCAGCTGGCCCGGATGAAAGTGGGCGAGGCGGTGGACATCCGCGCCGACATCCTGCCGGGTCGGGCGTTCCGCGGGCACATCGCATCGCTCGCACCGGCCACCGGCGCCCAGTTCAGCGTGCTGCCGCCGGAGAACGCCACCGGCAACTTCACCAAGATCGTCCAGCGCGTGCCGGTGCGCGTGGTGCTGGACGGTAGCGACGGCGATCTCGGCGTGTTGCGCCCGGGCCTTTCGGTCACGGCGACTGTCGATACCAAAGCGCCATGA
- a CDS encoding diguanylate cyclase, with protein sequence MPQERHARLSRLVDRSIKASVALVVLLTLAGVATALGLLTAQRQVGKRYEVLLVTNAISADIHDLRVAVGARVLRNDPNAEAAWAKAIASARGHVATLEATLAKDAQETSLVGALVRSVQARIDTAAPLLAQPAGVDRDRRIAEMMGSDYQARNDAVAHDIAALAAYERTRLQHSQSRQDLVLSVAGFALFGLVVWSVVTLRRSRSTARTLLRSLRDALSAMQQGRAELHAFTDAAPLAVFHVDANGVPLWLNAQAHAWVGQRSGQDVATFIRENIEPADQGRVVDAWRGLVTRGERFEQVFRFRGGDGLLIWAHAHATPVQVDGDTSGFVAVLQDITGARMLQDELDQSRRRMRRMTDSVPALIGRMDETETYRFVNATYRQWFGDAAPRIGMTLREFLGELNYQRLAPMLNRVRLGQAIRFEMNQMNLHGKYFTGDVSYTPDLDEEGRFCGFYVMVTDVSERKRLEESLYAAKELAQVTLDSIGDAVLTTDTSGAITFLNQRAEALLLRPAMRARGMPVDSVVHLRDAHDHPSESSLMRAIAEERVVDMLQSRQLLLADGSRLDIEDVAAPIRDRDGHVVGGVLVLRDVSIARSVADRMRQLAESDALTGLPNRLVFEERLKASLAHLKAGESLAVLYMDLDGFKTVNDAHGHAAGDELLKQFAERLLLRTHKADTVCRLGGDEFVALLAPPISLREATVRAEAFVEAASQPFYWNGVPLHVTLSVGIAEAPLHGVDPLALVRRADDALYEAKATGKNRIAEARMRSG encoded by the coding sequence ATGCCCCAAGAGCGCCACGCACGCCTGAGCCGCCTCGTCGACCGCAGCATCAAGGCCAGCGTGGCGCTGGTGGTCCTGTTGACGCTGGCCGGGGTCGCCACGGCCCTGGGCCTGCTCACCGCCCAGCGCCAGGTCGGCAAGCGCTACGAAGTCCTGCTGGTCACCAACGCCATCAGTGCCGACATCCACGACCTGCGGGTCGCGGTGGGCGCCCGCGTGCTGCGCAACGATCCCAACGCCGAAGCGGCCTGGGCGAAGGCGATCGCCTCCGCGCGCGGCCATGTCGCGACGCTGGAGGCCACGCTGGCCAAGGACGCCCAGGAAACCTCGCTGGTCGGCGCCCTGGTCCGCAGCGTCCAGGCCCGGATCGACACCGCGGCGCCCCTGCTCGCGCAGCCCGCCGGCGTGGACCGCGACCGCCGCATTGCCGAGATGATGGGCAGCGACTACCAGGCCCGCAACGATGCCGTTGCCCACGACATCGCGGCGCTTGCCGCCTACGAGCGTACCCGCCTGCAACACAGCCAGTCGCGTCAGGACCTGGTGCTCTCGGTCGCTGGCTTCGCCCTGTTTGGCCTGGTGGTCTGGTCGGTGGTGACCCTGCGCCGTTCGCGGAGCACGGCACGCACGCTCCTGCGCAGCCTGCGCGACGCGCTCTCGGCCATGCAGCAGGGCCGGGCCGAATTGCATGCCTTCACCGACGCCGCGCCGCTGGCCGTCTTCCACGTTGACGCCAACGGCGTGCCACTGTGGCTGAATGCCCAGGCGCATGCCTGGGTCGGCCAGCGCAGCGGGCAGGACGTGGCCACGTTCATCCGCGAGAACATCGAGCCCGCCGACCAGGGCCGGGTCGTCGACGCCTGGCGAGGCCTGGTCACCCGCGGCGAACGCTTCGAGCAGGTGTTCCGCTTCCGTGGCGGCGACGGCCTGCTGATCTGGGCCCACGCACACGCCACCCCGGTGCAGGTCGACGGCGACACCAGCGGCTTCGTCGCCGTGCTGCAGGACATCACCGGCGCGCGCATGCTGCAGGACGAACTGGACCAGTCACGCCGGCGCATGCGCCGGATGACCGACTCGGTGCCGGCCCTGATCGGACGCATGGACGAGACCGAAACCTACCGTTTCGTCAATGCCACCTATCGCCAGTGGTTCGGCGACGCGGCGCCGCGGATCGGCATGACCCTGCGCGAGTTCCTCGGCGAGCTCAACTACCAGCGCCTCGCCCCGATGCTCAACCGGGTTCGCCTCGGCCAGGCCATCCGCTTCGAAATGAACCAGATGAACCTGCACGGCAAGTACTTCACCGGCGACGTGAGCTACACCCCCGACCTCGACGAAGAGGGGCGCTTCTGCGGTTTCTACGTCATGGTCACCGACGTCAGCGAGCGCAAGCGGCTGGAAGAAAGCCTCTACGCCGCGAAGGAACTGGCCCAGGTCACCCTGGATTCGATCGGCGACGCGGTGCTGACCACCGACACCAGCGGCGCGATCACCTTCCTTAACCAGCGCGCAGAAGCGTTGCTACTGCGGCCGGCGATGCGTGCGCGTGGCATGCCGGTCGATTCGGTGGTGCACCTGCGCGACGCACATGACCATCCCAGCGAGAGTTCGCTGATGCGCGCGATCGCCGAGGAGCGCGTGGTCGACATGCTGCAATCGCGCCAGCTGCTGCTGGCCGATGGCTCAAGGCTGGACATCGAAGACGTCGCCGCACCGATCCGCGACCGCGACGGCCACGTGGTCGGTGGGGTGCTGGTCCTGCGCGACGTCTCGATCGCTCGCTCGGTCGCCGACCGCATGCGCCAGCTGGCGGAATCGGATGCATTGACCGGCTTGCCGAACCGGCTGGTGTTCGAGGAGCGGCTGAAAGCCTCGCTCGCACACCTGAAGGCGGGCGAGAGCCTCGCCGTGCTCTACATGGACCTGGACGGCTTCAAGACGGTGAACGATGCACATGGGCATGCGGCCGGCGATGAGTTGCTGAAGCAGTTCGCCGAGCGCCTGCTCCTGCGCACGCACAAGGCCGATACGGTGTGCCGCCTGGGCGGTGACGAGTTCGTCGCCCTGCTCGCCCCGCCGATCTCGCTGCGCGAGGCCACGGTGCGTGCCGAGGCCTTCGTCGAAGCCGCCAGCCAGCCGTTCTACTGGAACGGCGTGCCGCTGCACGTCACCCTCAGCGTCGGTATTGCCGAGGCACCGCTGCACGGCGTCGATCCGCTGGCCCTGGTGCGACGCGCCGACGATGCGCTGTACGAGGCCAAGGCGACCGGCAAGAACCGCATCGCCGAGGCCCGGATGCGCTCAGGCTGA
- a CDS encoding DUF2945 domain-containing protein codes for MTKAPHKGDAVSWKSSQGEVKGKVVRKVTTTTKIKGHVVAASEDNPEYLVRSDKTGAVAAHKPEALKKR; via the coding sequence ATGACCAAGGCACCCCACAAAGGCGACGCCGTGAGCTGGAAAAGCTCGCAGGGCGAGGTCAAGGGCAAGGTGGTCAGGAAGGTCACCACGACCACGAAGATCAAGGGCCATGTCGTTGCCGCCAGCGAGGACAACCCCGAATACCTGGTCCGCAGCGACAAGACCGGCGCGGTGGCGGCGCACAAGCCCGAGGCCCTGAAGAAGCGCTAG
- the xth gene encoding exodeoxyribonuclease III: MKIATFNVNGITARLPHLLAWLEREQPDVACLQELKAQDKAFPLQAIHDAGYGAVWSGQASWNGVAILSRGEDPIESRRSLPGDDKDVHSRYIEALAHGVLVGCLYLPNGNPRPGPKFDYKLAWFERLIAYAKPMFDTGYPIVLAGDYNVVPTDNDIYDPKNWRRDALLQPESRESYARLLAQGWTDALRTMHPDARIYTFWDYFRQHWPRDRGLRIDHLLLSADLARRMKNAGVDRWVRDLPKASDHAPTWVELRDTARARPRR, translated from the coding sequence ATGAAGATCGCGACCTTCAACGTCAACGGCATCACTGCACGGTTGCCGCACCTGCTCGCATGGCTCGAACGCGAGCAACCCGATGTCGCCTGCCTGCAGGAACTAAAGGCGCAGGACAAGGCGTTTCCCCTGCAGGCTATCCATGACGCCGGCTACGGTGCGGTGTGGTCGGGCCAGGCCTCGTGGAATGGCGTCGCCATCCTCTCGCGTGGCGAGGATCCCATCGAAAGCCGGCGCAGCCTGCCCGGCGACGACAAGGACGTGCACAGTCGCTACATCGAAGCACTCGCCCACGGCGTATTGGTCGGCTGTCTTTACCTTCCGAATGGCAACCCACGTCCAGGCCCGAAGTTCGACTACAAGCTGGCCTGGTTCGAGCGACTCATCGCCTACGCGAAGCCGATGTTCGACACCGGCTACCCCATCGTCCTCGCCGGCGACTACAACGTCGTGCCGACCGACAACGATATCTACGATCCAAAAAACTGGCGGCGCGATGCCCTGCTCCAGCCCGAGTCGCGCGAGTCGTACGCACGATTGCTCGCCCAGGGCTGGACCGATGCCCTAAGGACGATGCATCCGGATGCGCGCATCTATACGTTCTGGGATTATTTCCGGCAGCACTGGCCTCGCGATCGAGGCCTGCGCATCGACCACCTGCTCCTCTCGGCCGACCTGGCCAGACGCATGAAGAACGCCGGGGTCGACCGCTGGGTCCGCGACCTGCCAAAAGCCAGCGACCACGCGCCGACATGGGTCGAGCTGCGCGACACCGCCCGCGCCAGGCCTAGGCGCTAG
- a CDS encoding restriction endonuclease, translated as MRRHAKPVRERWDDALSRVRWDDFERRVGDYYASQGYRVEHSGTGNGASQTDGGVDLRLYLDDAFIVVQCKHWNALQVPHNPVHELIGVMHTQGATGAILVTSGEFTRAALDSAARFPGITLVDGPAVRRMIGPIAEDFMRTPPPPPPPSWAPRHATHRGARPGNVRAAGLYAFAALAVVASVFIWSSLLQRIAGQAQDTRAVASIRPPATSFRLPVGSPPHVSARPRMPSYVAASTPPITHPDGRPAATGDVPRNAVDLKAWERQNAESMKILEKTTPALQSP; from the coding sequence GTGAGGCGCCACGCCAAGCCCGTGCGGGAGCGCTGGGACGATGCGCTCAGCCGCGTGCGCTGGGACGATTTCGAACGGCGCGTCGGCGATTATTACGCGAGCCAGGGCTATCGCGTGGAGCACAGCGGCACCGGCAATGGTGCCAGCCAGACGGACGGCGGGGTCGATCTCCGTCTCTACCTCGACGATGCGTTCATCGTGGTCCAGTGCAAGCACTGGAATGCGTTGCAGGTGCCGCACAACCCGGTGCATGAACTGATCGGGGTGATGCATACCCAGGGTGCCACCGGCGCCATCTTGGTCACGTCGGGTGAGTTCACCCGCGCCGCGCTGGATTCGGCCGCACGCTTCCCGGGCATCACGCTGGTCGACGGCCCCGCCGTCCGCCGGATGATTGGCCCGATCGCGGAAGATTTCATGCGCACGCCCCCGCCGCCCCCGCCGCCGTCGTGGGCACCGCGCCATGCGACCCACCGTGGTGCGCGTCCGGGCAACGTCCGCGCGGCCGGCCTTTACGCCTTCGCGGCCCTTGCCGTGGTCGCAAGCGTCTTCATCTGGTCGTCGCTGCTGCAGCGTATCGCCGGGCAAGCACAGGACACCCGCGCCGTGGCGAGTATCCGCCCCCCGGCCACGAGTTTTCGACTTCCCGTCGGGTCGCCGCCCCATGTATCGGCGCGGCCGCGCATGCCGTCGTATGTCGCGGCATCGACGCCGCCGATCACCCATCCGGACGGACGGCCTGCCGCCACGGGCGACGTGCCCCGGAACGCCGTCGACCTCAAGGCATGGGAGCGGCAGAACGCCGAGTCGATGAAGATCCTGGAAAAGACCACGCCGGCATTGCAGTCGCCCTAG